From a single Chitinophaga sp. Cy-1792 genomic region:
- a CDS encoding geranylgeranylglycerol-phosphate geranylgeranyltransferase — MKLWAAFFKLIRYPNLLYIALTQFLLQYCVVAPVMHSYGEEPSLSVGQFILLCLSTVLIAAAGYIINDYFDINIDIVNKPDKMILDKVISRRWAMAWHTILNMTGVSLGFIVAWGTGQIYLGFIQVICSLLLWFYSTSFKRQALIGNVVTSLLTALAVVVVGFYEKQIYHSLEAIMAPVGRKLIQIIGVYALFAFIISMVREIVKDLEDMIGDSKDGCRTIPIIWGVLAAKRFCNILLLALQVTIILVEIRVWMFGWYLAIGYLLLFVQLPCIYVYMRLKAANTAAEYHKVSSLVKLVMLTGILSMIFFKLFL, encoded by the coding sequence ATGAAGCTCTGGGCTGCATTTTTTAAATTAATCAGATATCCCAATCTGCTTTATATCGCCCTCACACAGTTTCTGTTGCAGTACTGTGTAGTAGCGCCTGTAATGCATAGTTACGGGGAGGAACCTTCCCTGTCTGTGGGTCAGTTCATATTGCTTTGCCTTTCTACGGTATTAATTGCTGCTGCCGGCTATATTATCAATGATTATTTTGATATTAATATAGATATCGTCAACAAGCCCGACAAAATGATATTGGATAAGGTGATCAGCCGTCGCTGGGCGATGGCCTGGCATACCATATTAAATATGACGGGCGTGTCGCTGGGCTTTATCGTTGCCTGGGGTACCGGCCAGATTTACCTGGGCTTCATCCAGGTGATCTGTTCCCTGTTGTTGTGGTTTTATTCTACCTCTTTCAAAAGACAGGCTTTAATCGGTAATGTGGTGACCTCCCTGCTCACAGCACTGGCAGTGGTAGTGGTAGGTTTCTACGAAAAGCAGATTTACCATAGCCTGGAAGCCATTATGGCTCCGGTAGGCCGCAAGCTGATACAGATCATTGGCGTATATGCCCTGTTTGCCTTTATCATTTCCATGGTCCGTGAAATCGTGAAAGACCTGGAAGATATGATCGGCGACAGCAAAGATGGTTGTCGCACCATCCCTATCATCTGGGGGGTGTTGGCCGCAAAACGCTTCTGTAACATATTACTGCTGGCTTTACAGGTAACCATTATTTTAGTAGAAATACGTGTATGGATGTTTGGCTGGTACCTGGCCATCGGCTACCTGCTGCTTTTCGTGCAGCTGCCATGTATCTATGTGTATATGCGATTAAAAGCCGCCAACACAGCAGCGGAGTACCATAAAGTGAGCTCACTGGTGAAACTGGTGATGCTGACGGGTATCTTATCTATGATCTTCTTTAAACTATTTCTATAA
- a CDS encoding Maf family nucleotide pyrophosphatase, with protein sequence MYNGAPVILASQSPRRKQLLEQAGIPFTIKVADTDESFPETMPIPEIPVYIARQKAAVIQALSAPTDTIVAADTVVVLDETIIGKPKDREDAIRILTALSGREHRVITGVVIVRGDKEIAFSKETGVFFKPLTQPQIEFYIDNYKPYDKAGAYAIQEWIGAVAIDKIEGCFYNVMGLPVSRVVEELERF encoded by the coding sequence ATGTATAATGGTGCGCCGGTGATACTGGCTTCACAATCTCCCAGAAGAAAACAATTACTGGAACAGGCGGGTATTCCGTTTACCATTAAGGTAGCTGATACCGACGAATCTTTTCCTGAAACCATGCCTATCCCGGAAATACCGGTATACATTGCACGTCAGAAGGCTGCGGTAATACAGGCATTGTCTGCCCCAACGGATACCATTGTAGCTGCTGATACGGTAGTGGTATTGGACGAGACCATTATAGGCAAGCCTAAAGACCGGGAAGATGCTATCCGCATACTGACTGCGCTTAGCGGAAGAGAGCATCGGGTAATCACCGGTGTGGTGATTGTCAGGGGAGATAAGGAAATTGCGTTTTCCAAAGAAACAGGTGTTTTCTTCAAACCGCTTACACAACCACAGATAGAATTCTATATAGATAATTACAAACCTTATGATAAAGCCGGCGCCTATGCTATCCAGGAATGGATCGGTGCCGTGGCGATTGATAAGATCGAAGGCTGCTTTTATAATGTCATGGGCTTGCCGGTGAGCAGGGTAGTAGAGGAACTGGAACGATTCTAA
- a CDS encoding LamG-like jellyroll fold domain-containing protein has protein sequence MKRIYLTLWLLACLYVANAQTKKVLLIGIDGTRWDAVLAANAPALDSLMTKSVFTLDGLTETPTWSAVGWSAMLTGVWRAKHGVYDNTFTGANFSAYPSFLQRVKTATPSRRIVSICHWAPINTYIIDGIDQESNPTTDLAVKNAVVAELTTNNPDVLYMHFDDVDEAGHSYGFSPTVPQYVSAIEEIDGYIKEIMIALRSRSTYANEDWLVAVSTDHGGNMAGHGGSSLEERNIFAIWSNSKFTPQQIRKDTVSFSMAGSYLSLSNGSYLKPGSSTYNFGASADFTIECRVKLNSGFAGDPAIISNKNWANGKNKGFVLAAINGNSWKVNVGDSTNRVDMSGGIIADGKWHHLAVSFDRDGLVKMYEDGTLINSASMATIGDISTAYPLAIGQDGTLAYSKVMDGNIAEVRIWDKVIPESELITWMSKPVTSAHPSYSSLHSYWKGAEGTGSSWTDYAVAGNNATLYGTPVWQAAAVPPPALVFGSGAYARPASGTAYQFATGNFTLECRVKTSSWSGDPAILSDKNWNSGNNKGYILAASSGGQWKANISNGTTRADVNGGVIADNQWHHIAVSVNRGGYMLTYQDGVKVDSVLLAGVTGTIASGLPFAIAQDGTLTYAYPFTGSIADIRIWSTVVSGATLNTWKNMDVTSAHPNYSSLAGYWKAHEGSGSTLTDASSAANNAAVTNPNWQTGVAQTTFVYNVYTNTPRQVDMAVSCLDYLGIPVNSSWGLDGKSWIPATNALNTAKIAATGLDLAVIPNPVSETITVQVKSDRQQASEWVLYNMAKQPVKSKHQQLNKGVQTVEMGVADLSAGMYILQLKAAAGNVVAKVMIVR, from the coding sequence ATGAAACGTATCTACCTGACCCTATGGCTACTGGCATGCCTGTATGTAGCTAATGCCCAAACTAAAAAAGTATTACTGATAGGTATCGATGGCACCCGCTGGGATGCTGTGCTGGCAGCCAATGCGCCTGCATTGGACTCGTTAATGACCAAATCAGTATTTACCCTGGATGGATTAACAGAAACACCCACCTGGAGTGCAGTGGGATGGAGCGCTATGCTCACCGGCGTATGGAGAGCCAAGCACGGCGTTTATGATAATACCTTTACCGGTGCGAACTTCAGCGCTTATCCGTCTTTCCTGCAAAGAGTAAAGACAGCGACGCCCTCGCGCAGAATTGTTTCTATCTGTCATTGGGCGCCTATCAACACCTATATCATAGACGGCATAGACCAGGAATCTAATCCCACTACTGACCTGGCCGTCAAGAATGCTGTAGTGGCTGAACTAACGACCAATAATCCGGATGTATTGTATATGCATTTCGATGACGTAGATGAAGCTGGCCATAGCTATGGCTTTTCGCCTACGGTGCCGCAATATGTAAGCGCTATTGAAGAAATAGATGGATATATTAAAGAGATCATGATAGCATTAAGAAGCCGTAGTACTTATGCCAATGAAGACTGGCTGGTGGCGGTTTCTACAGATCATGGCGGTAATATGGCCGGTCATGGAGGAAGTAGCCTGGAAGAGCGGAATATATTTGCCATCTGGTCTAACAGCAAATTTACACCGCAGCAGATCAGAAAAGATACGGTAAGCTTTAGCATGGCGGGCAGTTATCTCTCCTTAAGTAATGGCAGCTATCTTAAACCAGGAAGTAGTACTTATAACTTCGGCGCCTCGGCCGACTTTACCATAGAATGCCGGGTGAAACTAAACAGTGGTTTTGCCGGCGATCCCGCTATCATCAGTAATAAGAACTGGGCCAATGGTAAAAATAAGGGGTTTGTGCTGGCGGCAATAAATGGTAATTCCTGGAAGGTAAATGTGGGGGATAGCACCAATCGCGTAGATATGAGTGGTGGTATTATTGCTGATGGAAAGTGGCATCACCTGGCAGTTTCATTTGACAGGGATGGTTTAGTAAAGATGTATGAAGATGGGACGCTTATTAATAGTGCATCTATGGCAACAATAGGTGATATAAGTACCGCTTATCCACTTGCCATCGGCCAGGATGGTACGTTGGCCTATAGTAAGGTGATGGATGGAAATATTGCAGAAGTGCGTATATGGGATAAAGTGATCCCGGAAAGTGAGTTGATTACCTGGATGTCGAAACCGGTGACCAGTGCACATCCATCTTACAGTAGTCTGCACAGTTACTGGAAAGGAGCGGAAGGCACAGGTAGCAGCTGGACAGATTACGCCGTAGCAGGTAATAACGCCACTTTGTATGGTACACCAGTCTGGCAGGCGGCAGCAGTACCGCCACCGGCGTTGGTATTTGGCAGTGGCGCTTATGCCAGGCCGGCGAGTGGCACTGCTTATCAATTTGCAACAGGTAATTTTACGTTGGAATGCCGTGTTAAAACCAGCTCCTGGAGCGGTGATCCTGCTATCTTGTCTGACAAAAACTGGAACAGTGGTAATAACAAGGGATATATTCTGGCAGCCAGCAGTGGTGGGCAATGGAAAGCAAATATCAGCAATGGCACTACCCGTGCAGATGTTAATGGAGGTGTAATTGCAGATAATCAGTGGCATCATATTGCGGTTTCAGTAAATCGCGGTGGTTACATGCTCACTTATCAGGATGGCGTGAAGGTAGACAGTGTTTTACTGGCCGGCGTGACAGGAACTATTGCCAGTGGGCTGCCTTTTGCGATTGCACAAGATGGCACACTAACTTATGCTTATCCGTTTACAGGTAGTATTGCTGATATTCGTATATGGAGTACTGTTGTTTCCGGAGCAACCCTGAATACCTGGAAGAATATGGATGTTACCAGTGCTCATCCCAATTATAGTTCCCTGGCGGGTTACTGGAAAGCGCATGAAGGCAGCGGTAGTACGCTGACTGATGCCAGCAGCGCAGCAAATAATGCTGCTGTAACCAATCCAAACTGGCAGACAGGCGTGGCCCAGACAACGTTTGTCTATAATGTCTATACCAATACGCCCAGGCAGGTAGATATGGCTGTAAGCTGTCTGGATTATCTCGGTATTCCTGTCAATAGTAGCTGGGGACTGGATGGTAAAAGCTGGATACCTGCCACCAATGCGTTGAACACGGCTAAAATTGCAGCTACAGGCCTTGATCTGGCGGTAATACCCAATCCGGTAAGTGAAACTATTACCGTTCAGGTGAAGTCGGACAGGCAGCAAGCCAGTGAATGGGTGTTATATAATATGGCAAAACAGCCGGTGAAAAGCAAACATCAGCAGCTCAATAAGGGTGTGCAGACCGTAGAGATGGGCGTCGCTGATCTTTCGGCAGGGATGTATATCCTTCAATTGAAGGCGGCTGCAGGTAATGTAGTTGCTAAGGTGATGATTGTAAGATAA
- a CDS encoding RNA polymerase sigma-70 factor, which produces MQEDLLSDLIPSFQQGEADAFNTFFKEYYKPLCFFANQLLDSMADAEDIVKDAFVKLWNRKSDFDHPKSIKGFLYTTTRNACLNHLRHQKVHNNFQQEMIYLDDKKGEDLILQRMIQSELIQSIYLEIEKLPEKRQQVFRMIFLEGLKNDEIAEKLGISVFTVKEHKAKALAQLRLRFNDTQLGLFFILVGSLFTIKK; this is translated from the coding sequence ATGCAAGAGGATCTTTTGTCAGATCTTATACCTTCGTTCCAACAAGGAGAAGCGGATGCTTTTAATACTTTCTTCAAAGAGTATTATAAGCCATTATGTTTTTTTGCAAACCAGCTACTAGATAGTATGGCAGATGCAGAAGATATCGTGAAAGATGCATTCGTAAAGCTCTGGAACAGGAAATCTGATTTCGATCATCCTAAAAGCATTAAAGGATTTCTTTATACTACTACGCGCAACGCCTGCCTGAATCACCTTCGCCATCAGAAAGTGCATAATAATTTCCAGCAGGAAATGATTTACCTGGATGATAAAAAAGGGGAAGACCTCATTCTGCAAAGAATGATACAGTCAGAACTGATCCAATCTATTTACCTGGAAATAGAAAAACTGCCGGAGAAAAGACAGCAGGTGTTTCGTATGATTTTCCTGGAAGGACTTAAAAACGATGAGATTGCTGAGAAACTGGGGATTTCTGTATTTACCGTAAAAGAACATAAAGCGAAAGCGCTGGCGCAGCTGAGGCTACGCTTCAATGATACACAGCTGGGCCTCTTCTTTATACTGGTGGGTAGCTTATTTACAATAAAGAAGTAA
- a CDS encoding zinc-dependent metalloprotease, whose translation MKRYTYISLAALMASCAVFKGGRKKKATPAPAAIAVPAKPVSKNGVKPYDQVITKNLVSTKGLFTVHTTKELDTTFFEIPANLLGRDILAVSRITGNPALLNIFPGEELDTKAITFEKGPNETITLREKLYVYKSDSSNVMSHAVADLIEAVAYTFPIKAYGKDSASFVLDMSKYIVEPTSIFNTISANKLKDSIAPTLTKNVQLTREHIYPENIELGTSKIYVNKKDNNQEYNLEANTSLLLLPEKPMTARYIDPRIGYFNTGWIEFGDDQQRAQSRKVARRWRLEPKPEDLARYNNGELVEPAKQIVYYIDPATPKKWRPYLIKGVNDWQKAFEQAGFKNAIVAKEWPEGDTTMHMDDIRYSFINYFPSEVANAYGPNIIDPRSGEIIQTHIGWYHNIMTVLRNWYMIQAGPNDPKAQHVVFDDELMGQLIRFVSSHEVGHTLGLMHNFGNSSMTPVDSLRSISYLRKHGHTGSIMDYARFNYVAQPEDNIPQELLFPRIGEYDQWAIEWGYKYTGKTAAEDKTSLFNLTTSRLANNPRLWFGEGQLRKIDPRCQTEDLGDDAAKAGSYGILNLKRVMEHLPEWTYEEGANQDAMTEVYQQIQEQFFRYMNHALQYVGTLTYTPKPSNDTTMVMEPVPVAKQLAVLEFYNKELFTTPTWLLNPKVTDVANRPAELNTEFIADLQARVLNSLLDYEHMVYQQANYDRFEGNSLGVDKLVSVLHNDIWKELKGSDVKMDGYRRDLQKVYVGAVLDALTGKRSANGESDVNSLMLLEVSTLKAEITKAIPHAADPLNKAHLVYLAERIEKFEHKNKG comes from the coding sequence ATGAAACGCTATACTTATATATCCCTTGCCGCACTGATGGCATCATGTGCCGTATTCAAGGGTGGGCGCAAGAAAAAAGCGACGCCGGCACCCGCGGCCATTGCCGTGCCGGCAAAACCGGTCAGCAAAAATGGCGTTAAGCCATACGACCAGGTAATTACGAAAAACCTGGTAAGCACAAAAGGGTTGTTTACCGTACATACTACCAAAGAATTAGATACTACATTTTTTGAAATTCCTGCAAACCTGCTGGGACGCGATATACTGGCCGTGAGCCGTATTACCGGTAATCCAGCCCTGCTGAATATCTTCCCGGGAGAAGAACTGGATACCAAAGCTATCACGTTTGAAAAAGGTCCGAATGAAACCATTACACTTCGTGAAAAGTTGTATGTCTACAAGTCTGACTCTTCGAACGTGATGAGCCATGCAGTAGCAGATTTGATAGAAGCGGTGGCTTACACATTCCCAATAAAGGCATATGGTAAAGATTCTGCTTCTTTCGTATTGGATATGAGTAAATATATTGTTGAGCCGACAAGTATTTTCAATACTATCAGCGCCAATAAACTGAAAGACTCTATCGCACCTACGCTGACAAAAAATGTCCAGCTTACCCGCGAACACATATATCCAGAGAACATTGAGCTGGGTACCAGTAAGATATATGTGAATAAAAAAGACAACAACCAGGAATATAACCTGGAAGCAAATACCTCGCTGTTATTGTTACCTGAAAAACCAATGACGGCAAGGTACATAGACCCGCGCATCGGTTATTTCAATACCGGCTGGATAGAATTTGGCGACGATCAGCAACGTGCACAAAGCAGAAAAGTGGCACGTCGCTGGAGATTGGAGCCAAAGCCGGAAGATCTGGCCAGATATAATAATGGAGAACTGGTAGAACCGGCAAAGCAAATTGTTTATTATATCGATCCGGCTACGCCGAAAAAATGGCGGCCATACCTGATTAAAGGTGTCAATGACTGGCAGAAAGCATTCGAGCAAGCTGGTTTTAAAAATGCCATCGTTGCAAAAGAATGGCCGGAAGGCGATACTACTATGCATATGGATGATATACGCTATTCTTTCATTAACTATTTCCCTTCTGAAGTTGCCAACGCCTACGGCCCAAATATCATTGATCCACGCAGCGGTGAAATTATTCAGACGCACATCGGCTGGTATCATAATATCATGACAGTTCTCCGCAACTGGTACATGATACAGGCAGGCCCTAATGATCCGAAGGCGCAGCATGTAGTATTTGATGATGAGCTGATGGGACAGCTGATTCGCTTTGTATCCAGTCATGAAGTAGGTCATACGCTTGGCTTAATGCATAACTTCGGCAACAGCAGCATGACACCGGTCGATAGTCTGCGTAGCATTTCCTATCTCCGCAAGCATGGCCATACTGGCAGTATCATGGACTACGCACGTTTTAACTACGTAGCGCAGCCAGAAGATAATATCCCGCAGGAATTACTGTTCCCTCGTATTGGAGAATATGACCAGTGGGCAATTGAATGGGGATATAAGTATACCGGCAAAACAGCCGCAGAAGACAAAACATCTTTATTTAACCTGACTACTTCCAGACTGGCAAATAATCCTCGTTTATGGTTTGGCGAAGGTCAGCTCCGTAAGATAGATCCGCGCTGTCAGACGGAAGACCTGGGCGACGACGCTGCCAAAGCTGGTTCCTATGGCATCCTGAATCTGAAACGTGTGATGGAGCATTTACCTGAATGGACCTACGAAGAAGGTGCCAACCAGGATGCCATGACTGAAGTTTATCAGCAAATACAGGAACAGTTTTTCCGTTACATGAACCATGCACTGCAATACGTGGGTACGCTGACGTATACACCCAAACCCAGCAACGACACCACGATGGTGATGGAGCCGGTACCAGTTGCTAAACAGCTGGCTGTGCTGGAGTTTTACAACAAAGAATTATTTACTACACCTACCTGGTTGCTGAATCCTAAAGTAACCGATGTTGCCAACCGTCCAGCGGAATTGAATACCGAATTCATTGCCGACCTCCAGGCAAGGGTGCTGAATAGTCTGCTGGATTACGAGCATATGGTTTATCAACAAGCCAACTACGACCGCTTTGAGGGCAACTCTTTAGGAGTTGATAAGCTGGTATCCGTACTGCACAATGATATCTGGAAAGAGTTGAAGGGCAGTGACGTTAAAATGGACGGCTATCGCCGCGATTTGCAGAAAGTGTATGTAGGCGCCGTACTGGATGCCCTGACTGGCAAAAGAAGTGCAAACGGAGAATCAGATGTAAACTCCTTAATGCTGCTGGAAGTCAGTACGCTGAAGGCAGAGATCACGAAAGCCATACCACATGCAGCTGATCCGCTGAATAAAGCACACCTGGTATACCTGGCCGAGCGTATCGAAAAGTTCGAGCACAAGAACAAAGGTTAA
- a CDS encoding zinc-dependent metalloprotease, producing the protein MKRYTYISLATLMASCAVFKGSHKKPTTAATPVAATPVKPVAGPNKNGVKPYASVITKSLTKQEGIFTLLTSRDLDSIYFEIPDSLIGRDFMLVNRLKKAPVGAEIYPGEELDAANVYFEKGPGETLIMRSNLVAAAADTADMIHKAVISANQNPIIATLKILAYGKDSASYVVDGLKFIKEPASPVNYIRNSPLFKVSDPKTLKDIFVEKVKVYPLNITIALNKNGTTKPTLGAPAGGPVSYSTTSSLILLPKVPMQQRFNDGRVGYFGDMVVEYGDNQQRAISREFSYRWRLEPKPEDVEKYKRGELVEPIKPIVYYIDPNTPKKWRKYLIMGINDWQVAFEKAGFKNAIMAKEWPENDSTMDMDDVRYSFLNYFPSEKANAYGPNIHDLRSGEIIQTHIGWYHNVMVLVRNWYMIQCGPNDPQAQHPVFSDELMGQLIRFVSSHEVGHTLGLAHNFGSSSTVPVDSLRSISFLRQHGHTPSIMDYARFDYVAQPQDHIPQELLFPRIGDYDQWAIEWGYKQVFAPSAAEDKKIMDKEVTKRLAANPRLWWGDGETRTDDPRSQSEDLGDDAAKANTYGIENLKRVVAALPAWTKDEATLNVTMKELYKEIQQTYQRYVNHVISNVGASNYTIRPQGDPAPSFVPVPKAKQLSAVKFLNDQVFKTPTWLTDAKIVNRVEMPETKNFLSLMQSKTMSSLYSIGRLNMILSNERRFGDKAMGLSEFITAVHGGVWSDLKQPGVKTDIYRRNLQKSYVAALNNIVSSPVAGDSESDAVSMLKVDAKALNAEVKLALTKTTDPLTKAHLADISGRLDKMLSNK; encoded by the coding sequence ATGAAACGCTATACGTATATTTCTCTTGCAACACTGATGGCCTCCTGTGCCGTGTTCAAGGGCAGCCATAAAAAACCGACCACCGCAGCAACTCCGGTTGCCGCCACACCAGTGAAACCAGTAGCAGGCCCTAACAAAAATGGTGTAAAACCATATGCATCGGTGATTACCAAGTCGCTGACCAAACAAGAGGGCATATTCACGCTGCTAACATCCAGGGATCTGGACAGCATTTACTTCGAAATCCCTGATAGCCTGATTGGCCGCGATTTTATGCTGGTAAACAGGTTGAAAAAAGCGCCCGTAGGTGCTGAGATTTATCCGGGAGAAGAACTGGATGCGGCGAATGTATATTTTGAAAAAGGTCCGGGTGAAACGCTGATTATGCGTTCTAACCTTGTAGCGGCAGCCGCTGATACGGCAGATATGATTCACAAGGCGGTAATCAGCGCTAACCAGAATCCTATCATTGCCACGCTGAAAATACTGGCGTATGGTAAAGATTCTGCCAGCTATGTAGTAGATGGACTGAAGTTCATAAAGGAACCAGCCAGCCCGGTCAACTATATCCGGAATAGTCCGCTGTTCAAAGTATCCGATCCTAAAACGCTGAAAGATATTTTTGTAGAGAAGGTAAAAGTTTACCCACTGAATATTACCATCGCACTGAATAAAAACGGTACTACAAAACCTACGCTGGGCGCTCCTGCCGGCGGTCCTGTTTCCTACAGCACTACCAGTTCCCTGATACTGCTGCCAAAAGTACCTATGCAACAACGTTTTAACGACGGCAGAGTGGGTTATTTCGGAGATATGGTGGTGGAGTATGGCGATAACCAGCAACGTGCTATATCGCGTGAATTTTCCTACCGCTGGAGATTGGAACCTAAACCTGAAGATGTAGAGAAATACAAAAGAGGCGAGCTGGTAGAGCCGATAAAACCAATCGTTTATTATATCGATCCTAATACGCCTAAAAAATGGCGGAAATACCTGATCATGGGTATTAACGACTGGCAGGTAGCTTTCGAGAAAGCTGGCTTCAAGAATGCTATTATGGCAAAAGAATGGCCGGAGAACGACAGCACCATGGATATGGATGATGTTCGTTATTCCTTCCTCAATTATTTTCCTTCAGAAAAAGCTAATGCATACGGTCCGAATATCCATGACCTGCGCAGTGGTGAAATCATACAGACGCATATTGGCTGGTATCACAACGTAATGGTACTGGTGCGTAACTGGTATATGATCCAGTGTGGTCCTAACGATCCGCAGGCACAACATCCGGTATTCAGTGATGAGTTAATGGGGCAGCTGATCCGCTTTGTATCCAGCCACGAAGTGGGCCATACGCTTGGCCTGGCGCATAACTTTGGTAGCAGCAGCACCGTACCGGTGGATAGCTTGCGCAGTATTAGTTTCCTGCGTCAGCATGGCCATACGCCAAGCATCATGGACTATGCACGTTTTGACTATGTAGCGCAACCGCAAGACCATATCCCGCAGGAACTGCTGTTCCCACGGATTGGCGATTACGATCAATGGGCTATTGAATGGGGTTACAAACAGGTTTTTGCTCCTTCCGCCGCAGAAGATAAAAAAATCATGGACAAGGAGGTTACTAAACGTCTGGCAGCTAACCCACGCCTCTGGTGGGGAGATGGTGAAACACGTACAGATGATCCTCGGAGCCAGTCGGAAGACCTGGGCGATGATGCAGCTAAAGCCAATACTTACGGTATCGAAAACCTGAAACGTGTTGTAGCAGCCCTGCCAGCATGGACCAAAGACGAAGCAACGCTGAATGTAACCATGAAAGAATTATACAAGGAGATTCAGCAGACTTACCAGCGTTATGTCAATCATGTTATCAGCAATGTAGGCGCCAGCAATTATACGATTCGTCCACAGGGAGATCCTGCACCATCCTTTGTACCGGTGCCTAAGGCTAAACAGCTGTCTGCCGTTAAATTCCTGAACGACCAGGTGTTTAAAACGCCTACCTGGCTGACGGATGCAAAGATTGTCAACAGAGTAGAAATGCCGGAAACAAAGAATTTCCTCAGCCTGATGCAGAGTAAAACGATGTCATCCTTGTATAGCATCGGCCGTCTGAATATGATCCTGAGTAACGAGCGTCGTTTTGGTGACAAAGCGATGGGACTGTCAGAATTCATTACTGCGGTACATGGCGGCGTTTGGAGCGATCTGAAACAGCCGGGCGTTAAAACAGACATCTACCGTCGTAATCTGCAGAAATCATATGTAGCTGCACTGAATAATATCGTGAGCTCTCCTGTAGCCGGAGATTCCGAAAGCGATGCTGTTTCTATGCTGAAAGTGGATGCCAAAGCGCTGAATGCTGAAGTGAAACTGGCGTTGACTAAAACAACAGACCCGCTTACAAAAGCCCATCTGGCAGACATCTCCGGCAGACTAGATAAAATGCTTTCTAACAAATAA
- a CDS encoding FecR family protein produces MSTPLSDLEHIEIMEQIAALLLRQLEGSLTEEEAITLQAWLDQQSADAREFYAGITTQERIAASLNNMYQIDEAAALDDVWNRMGVTVESTVTPVRFLWKRWVAAAAVISAIVTTSVLIFSHKQNKNPETPMAARYGGDALPGGDKATLQLADGSVIVLDSAHNGALALQGNTNIIKNDSGTISYQATGNVASEIAYNKINTPRGGQFKLVLPDGTKVWLNAASSLRYPAVFAGNDRTVELSGEAYFEVAPDASKRFNVTVAVADHAPMKIEVLGTSFDIQAYADEPIHEATLLSGKIRVGREAESVLLHPGQQAQLSTRKPTITTTSANEEDVLAWKNGLFSLQDATIQEIMRQVSRWYDVEVVYEGDITTQQFIGKIPRNTNLSDVLTILESTGWVHFKLEGNKLIVRP; encoded by the coding sequence TTGTCAACACCATTATCCGATCTGGAACATATTGAAATCATGGAGCAGATAGCTGCGTTATTACTGCGTCAACTGGAAGGTAGCCTGACCGAAGAAGAGGCTATAACACTACAGGCATGGCTGGATCAGCAGTCTGCAGATGCCCGGGAGTTTTATGCAGGCATTACAACACAGGAAAGAATAGCCGCATCCCTGAACAATATGTACCAGATAGATGAAGCTGCAGCTTTGGATGATGTGTGGAATCGTATGGGCGTAACCGTGGAGTCAACGGTAACGCCTGTGCGTTTCCTGTGGAAAAGATGGGTAGCCGCTGCTGCTGTTATTTCCGCGATAGTAACGACATCTGTATTAATTTTTTCTCATAAGCAAAACAAGAACCCTGAAACTCCAATGGCAGCGCGTTACGGCGGTGACGCATTGCCCGGAGGAGATAAAGCTACCCTGCAGCTGGCGGATGGTTCTGTAATTGTACTGGACAGCGCACACAATGGCGCACTGGCATTACAGGGCAATACCAACATCATCAAAAATGACTCAGGAACTATTTCCTACCAGGCAACAGGGAATGTAGCATCGGAAATTGCTTACAATAAAATCAATACTCCCCGCGGCGGACAGTTTAAACTGGTACTGCCAGACGGCACTAAGGTATGGTTGAACGCAGCCTCTTCACTGCGTTATCCAGCGGTATTTGCCGGCAACGACCGCACCGTGGAACTTTCGGGTGAAGCCTACTTTGAAGTGGCCCCCGATGCCAGCAAACGATTCAATGTTACTGTAGCAGTAGCCGATCATGCACCAATGAAGATTGAAGTACTCGGTACCAGCTTCGACATACAGGCTTATGCAGATGAACCAATTCACGAAGCTACCTTGCTGAGTGGTAAAATCCGTGTAGGTCGTGAAGCAGAAAGCGTACTACTCCATCCCGGACAACAAGCGCAATTATCAACAAGAAAACCAACTATTACTACCACATCTGCCAACGAAGAAGATGTACTCGCCTGGAAGAACGGACTGTTTAGTCTGCAAGACGCAACCATACAGGAAATTATGCGTCAGGTGAGCCGCTGGTATGATGTAGAAGTAGTGTACGAAGGAGATATTACCACACAGCAATTTATCGGTAAGATCCCGCGTAATACTAATTTATCCGATGTGTTAACTATTCTGGAATCTACCGGCTGGGTACACTTTAAGCTGGAAGGAAACAAATTAATTGTAAGGCCGTAA